The following proteins come from a genomic window of Lachnoclostridium phytofermentans ISDg:
- a CDS encoding MFS transporter codes for MKLNYKRTFFVGLAFLSICSFWQLYDNIIPLILKNTFGIGETVTGVIMALDNVLALFLLPLFGILSDRTNTRWGRRTPFIVVGTIASTIFMMIIPIADQNKQFVVFIIALGLVLLSMGTYRSPAVALMPDLTPKPLRSMANAIINLMGAVGGLISLVLIMIFVKKEKSPDYVPTTPPNYIPLYTVVALIMLIAVIVLLVTIRENKMRDEVAVYNADEPEERIEVKNEPMKPEVKRSLIFLVASIFLWFTAYNAVTTAFSRYTEVVWKLGAGGFTTCLLVATGAAIVSYIPIGIIASKIGRKKTILIGISLITFSYVCGCFFAEYSSLINVVFAITGIGWAAINVNSYPMIVEMSKGSDVGKYTGYYYTFSMTAQIMTPILSGALLEFVSYRTLFPYAVFFSVGSFITMLFVKHGDAKPEKKQKMLENFDVED; via the coding sequence ATGAAATTAAATTATAAGCGCACGTTTTTTGTAGGTCTTGCCTTTTTATCAATCTGTTCTTTTTGGCAGTTGTACGACAACATTATTCCATTAATCCTAAAGAATACGTTTGGGATTGGAGAAACAGTTACCGGAGTAATCATGGCATTGGATAATGTCCTTGCATTATTTCTATTGCCGCTATTTGGCATATTGTCGGATCGAACAAACACTAGATGGGGTAGGCGGACACCATTTATTGTCGTAGGAACCATTGCATCAACGATATTTATGATGATAATTCCAATTGCTGACCAAAATAAGCAATTTGTTGTCTTTATCATAGCACTTGGTCTAGTGCTCCTATCTATGGGAACTTATCGTTCTCCTGCAGTTGCGCTTATGCCAGATTTAACTCCTAAGCCACTTCGTAGTATGGCGAATGCCATTATTAATTTAATGGGTGCTGTTGGTGGATTAATCAGTTTAGTGTTGATTATGATATTCGTGAAGAAAGAGAAGTCACCAGATTACGTACCTACCACACCACCCAATTACATACCACTCTATACTGTGGTAGCTCTGATTATGTTAATCGCGGTTATTGTTTTACTTGTTACAATCCGTGAAAATAAGATGAGAGATGAAGTTGCAGTCTATAACGCAGATGAGCCGGAAGAAAGGATAGAAGTTAAAAATGAACCAATGAAACCAGAAGTAAAACGTAGTTTAATCTTCTTGGTAGCATCTATCTTTTTATGGTTTACAGCGTATAATGCGGTAACGACAGCATTCTCTAGATATACAGAAGTTGTATGGAAACTTGGAGCAGGTGGCTTTACTACCTGTCTTTTAGTTGCGACGGGAGCAGCGATTGTAAGTTATATACCGATTGGTATTATTGCAAGTAAAATTGGTCGTAAGAAGACGATATTAATTGGTATTAGCTTGATTACATTCTCTTATGTGTGTGGATGTTTCTTCGCTGAATATTCATCATTAATTAATGTTGTTTTTGCAATCACTGGTATAGGATGGGCTGCAATTAATGTAAATTCCTATCCGATGATTGTTGAGATGAGCAAGGGAAGTGATGTGGGAAAATATACAGGTTATTACTATACGTTCTCCATGACAGCTCAGATCATGACTCCAATTTTATCAGGTGCGTTATTAGAATTTGTGTCTTACCGTACGTTATTCCCTTATGCTGTTTTCTTTTCTGTAGGATCTTTTATTACGATGTTATTTGTAAAACATGGTGATGCAAAGCCAGAAAAAAAGCAGAAAATGTTGGAAAACTTTGATGTCGAAGATTAA
- a CDS encoding glycosyltransferase family 2 protein, whose product MYKCKMNGDGKQMDKLYIVIPAYNEEENVENVVREWYPIVEKIGNGSKLVVIDDGSKDHTYELMKKLAKDLPAFEPITKPNGGHGATVLYGYHYAIKAEADYVFQTDSDGQTLPEEFWEFWKKREQYAMVIGHRKGRQDGLSRVFVTKTLKFVCRICFRVKVTDANTPFRLMKADILKEQLKLVPENFNLSNVIISVIYAKKNLPVLYLPITFRPRQGGVNSINFKKIVKIGKKAYKDFIQINKCLK is encoded by the coding sequence ATGTATAAATGCAAAATGAATGGAGATGGGAAGCAAATGGACAAACTATATATTGTAATTCCTGCATATAACGAAGAAGAGAATGTCGAGAATGTAGTTAGAGAGTGGTATCCTATTGTAGAGAAAATCGGAAATGGAAGCAAACTAGTAGTGATTGATGATGGAAGTAAAGATCATACGTATGAGCTGATGAAAAAGCTAGCTAAGGACCTTCCTGCTTTTGAACCAATTACAAAACCAAATGGCGGTCACGGCGCTACGGTATTGTACGGATATCATTATGCCATTAAAGCAGAAGCAGATTATGTTTTTCAAACAGATTCCGATGGTCAGACCTTACCGGAGGAATTCTGGGAGTTTTGGAAAAAAAGAGAGCAGTATGCAATGGTAATTGGTCATCGTAAGGGAAGACAAGACGGATTATCTAGAGTATTTGTTACAAAGACTTTGAAATTCGTTTGTAGAATATGTTTCCGTGTAAAAGTTACAGATGCCAATACACCATTTCGTCTTATGAAAGCGGATATATTAAAGGAACAATTAAAACTTGTTCCAGAAAATTTTAATTTATCAAATGTTATTATTTCAGTAATTTATGCAAAGAAGAATTTACCGGTTCTTTATCTGCCAATTACTTTTCGCCCACGTCAAGGTGGCGTGAATTCTATTAATTTTAAAAAGATTGTAAAGATTGGTAAGAAGGCTTATAAAGACTTTATACAAATAAACAAGTGCCTCAAATAA
- the glf gene encoding UDP-galactopyranose mutase, with protein sequence MKVKNVVVGAGLAGLTIAQRIASEWQEEVLVIEKRDHIGGNVFDSYNEDGILIHNYGPHIFHTNDKGVYEYLSKFTEWNDFWHRVLTYVDGNLIPMPITVETINKLYNLNLSCEEVEEFIKKQAVAIDEIKTSKDVALSKVGVDIYEKFFENYTKKQWGIDPGEIDTSVISRIPIRYNRDTRYFTDRYQGMPKHGYTKMCQNMIADKKIKILLNTDYKEIIDDLDYELLIYTGPTDYFYNYKHGQLAYRSIDFKFETMDCEKYQEAPVVNYPNDYDFTRITEFKQMTWQENKKTTILKEFPCSEGEPYYPFPTKECKEQFALYQEEMKRETKVHFLGRLAEYRYYNMDAVVRSALDLFDSLEKK encoded by the coding sequence ATGAAAGTTAAGAATGTAGTAGTTGGAGCAGGGCTGGCGGGGCTAACCATTGCACAGCGTATCGCAAGCGAATGGCAGGAAGAGGTATTAGTGATTGAGAAGAGAGATCATATTGGAGGAAATGTTTTTGATTCCTACAATGAAGATGGCATCTTGATTCATAATTATGGACCTCATATCTTTCACACAAATGATAAAGGTGTCTACGAATATTTAAGTAAGTTTACGGAGTGGAATGACTTTTGGCATAGAGTACTTACTTATGTGGACGGTAATTTGATTCCAATGCCAATTACAGTGGAGACGATTAACAAATTATATAACCTGAATCTTTCCTGTGAAGAGGTAGAAGAGTTCATAAAAAAACAAGCAGTTGCAATTGATGAGATTAAAACTAGTAAAGATGTGGCATTATCTAAGGTAGGTGTCGACATTTACGAGAAGTTCTTTGAAAATTATACAAAGAAGCAGTGGGGAATTGATCCAGGAGAAATTGATACCTCAGTAATTAGTCGTATTCCAATTCGTTATAATCGTGATACAAGATATTTTACCGATCGTTATCAAGGTATGCCAAAACATGGATATACTAAGATGTGTCAGAACATGATTGCAGATAAGAAGATAAAGATCTTATTGAATACAGATTATAAAGAGATTATTGATGATTTAGACTATGAATTACTAATCTATACGGGACCAACGGATTACTTTTATAATTATAAACATGGCCAATTAGCATACCGTAGCATTGATTTTAAATTCGAAACCATGGATTGCGAGAAGTATCAAGAGGCTCCGGTAGTAAATTATCCGAATGATTATGATTTTACAAGAATAACAGAGTTTAAACAAATGACATGGCAAGAAAATAAGAAGACAACTATATTAAAAGAGTTCCCATGTTCTGAGGGAGAACCTTATTATCCTTTCCCAACCAAAGAATGCAAAGAACAATTCGCATTATATCAAGAAGAGATGAAGAGAGAAACGAAAGTACATTTCTTAGGAAGACTTGCAGAATATCGATATTATAATATGGATGCGGTCGTAAGAAGTGCATTGGATTTATTTGATTCTTTAGAGAAAAAATAG
- a CDS encoding DUF2298 domain-containing protein, translated as MNERNKQGSKSGAYSCLTKIIIPYTMRIIVYLIAFVIGKKLLKEDFTPFLTWWLTLLAITITFYPLIGVLFKNFHDSGWIFSKAIGIAIAGWVLWYLSSLRLLKFTRENAIITLVICFLVNLLIIGLSYYLKNRRDEKKCPLNDWYQIDVDKVKSILTVEIMFFVMFLFWCYARGFKPEAYGTEKMMDYGFMTSMMRTEYMPPVDTWFSGGSINYYYLGQYLGTYLSKLSGVGVEFGYNLMLMTLAGIAFTQCYSITYNVTRTFLQDSTLRRRKTAGEHFTLAKSKWKGLWCTLSGLISGFAVVFAANMHYPIYKHIKPWLEKISGKEVSSYWFPNSTRYIGYDPVVETDQTIHEFPSYSFILGDLHAHVINIIFVLAVLGLLFAWLLYRKKKMDDIRYGITIQKPDFLQEAFHPIILLLGFFIGLFHMTNFWDFPIYFVVAGAVILFSNLVIYQFSRVAVILTAAQAVIIMLISSVVCKPFTESFNQISTSIYLTEARSMVHQMIVLWGLPFVICGYFVITRYYDLKKEGFITEKKASYKKLRLEQKEVKRANYNNFDGNRLQKLMMSYETTVTYGGEKNKLYQWIESLQVADLFIVIMALCAMGLILLPEIIYVKDIYPNHKRANTMFKLTYQGFIMFGLCFGYILIRFLRFGRTKLRKIVAMVGLILLLWTTGYCVTSMNSWFGDIRKTENYKGLDAAAFMEKENADDFLATNWLNQNITGQPVVLEANGDSYTFYERVSVITGLPTLLGWRTHEWLWRSGADSGLPPEVEEREKVVELIYTSMDENEIREKLREYYVEYIYVGKLEAEKFGTDNHELLKTLGDIVFSIDARSGKDYETFIVRVN; from the coding sequence ATGAACGAACGGAACAAACAAGGGAGTAAATCGGGAGCTTACTCCTGTCTTACAAAAATCATTATTCCCTATACGATGCGAATCATAGTATATTTGATAGCATTCGTTATAGGTAAAAAATTATTGAAAGAGGATTTTACTCCTTTTCTAACGTGGTGGTTAACCTTACTTGCGATTACTATTACGTTTTATCCTCTGATTGGAGTATTGTTTAAAAATTTTCATGATAGTGGATGGATTTTTTCGAAAGCGATTGGCATTGCAATAGCAGGCTGGGTGTTATGGTATTTATCCTCCCTGCGTTTATTAAAATTTACGAGAGAGAATGCGATAATTACACTAGTAATTTGCTTTCTAGTTAATCTCTTGATTATCGGGCTGTCCTATTATCTAAAAAATAGAAGAGATGAGAAAAAGTGTCCCCTCAACGATTGGTATCAGATTGATGTGGATAAGGTGAAATCCATACTTACCGTAGAAATCATGTTTTTTGTTATGTTTTTATTCTGGTGTTATGCAAGAGGATTTAAACCAGAGGCTTATGGTACAGAAAAAATGATGGATTATGGATTTATGACAAGTATGATGAGAACGGAGTATATGCCGCCTGTTGATACTTGGTTCTCAGGTGGAAGTATTAATTACTACTATTTAGGACAATATCTTGGTACCTATCTTTCAAAATTAAGCGGTGTCGGTGTGGAATTTGGATATAATCTGATGCTCATGACACTAGCGGGTATTGCTTTTACCCAGTGTTATTCCATTACTTATAATGTGACTAGAACCTTCTTACAGGATAGCACCCTTCGTCGTAGAAAAACTGCCGGAGAGCATTTTACTTTAGCGAAGAGTAAATGGAAAGGCTTATGGTGTACTTTATCTGGTTTAATCTCTGGTTTTGCAGTCGTTTTTGCAGCGAATATGCATTATCCAATTTATAAGCATATAAAACCATGGTTAGAAAAGATATCAGGGAAGGAAGTTTCCAGCTATTGGTTTCCAAATTCCACGCGTTATATTGGATATGATCCAGTTGTGGAGACTGACCAGACAATTCATGAGTTCCCGTCCTATTCTTTTATCCTAGGGGATCTTCATGCTCATGTAATTAATATCATCTTTGTCCTTGCAGTATTAGGTTTATTATTTGCATGGTTGTTGTATCGAAAAAAGAAGATGGATGATATTCGTTATGGAATTACCATACAAAAACCTGATTTTCTACAAGAAGCATTTCATCCAATTATCTTATTGCTTGGTTTTTTTATAGGACTATTCCATATGACGAATTTTTGGGATTTCCCAATCTACTTTGTTGTGGCAGGCGCAGTAATCCTATTTTCCAATTTGGTTATCTACCAGTTTTCAAGAGTTGCGGTAATACTAACTGCGGCACAAGCAGTTATCATAATGTTAATCTCTAGTGTAGTGTGTAAACCATTTACGGAGAGTTTCAACCAAATCTCCACTAGTATTTATTTAACAGAAGCTAGGTCAATGGTTCATCAAATGATAGTATTATGGGGGCTTCCATTTGTTATTTGCGGTTATTTTGTCATTACAAGATACTATGATTTAAAAAAGGAAGGTTTCATTACGGAAAAGAAAGCAAGCTATAAGAAGTTAAGGCTTGAGCAAAAAGAAGTAAAACGAGCAAATTATAATAACTTTGACGGAAATCGCCTTCAGAAGTTGATGATGAGTTATGAAACCACAGTAACGTATGGTGGAGAGAAGAATAAACTTTACCAGTGGATAGAAAGTCTTCAGGTTGCTGATTTGTTTATAGTCATTATGGCACTATGCGCAATGGGACTTATTTTACTTCCTGAGATTATCTATGTGAAAGATATCTATCCGAATCATAAGCGTGCCAATACCATGTTTAAATTAACCTATCAAGGGTTTATCATGTTTGGTTTATGTTTTGGTTATATATTAATCCGTTTTCTTCGTTTCGGTAGAACGAAACTAAGGAAAATAGTTGCTATGGTTGGTTTAATCCTTCTATTATGGACCACTGGATATTGTGTAACATCAATGAATTCTTGGTTTGGTGATATTCGTAAAACAGAGAATTATAAAGGCTTAGATGCAGCTGCATTTATGGAAAAGGAAAATGCGGATGATTTCTTAGCAACGAATTGGCTGAATCAAAATATTACAGGACAGCCTGTAGTTCTTGAAGCAAATGGAGATAGCTATACGTTTTATGAACGAGTTTCAGTCATAACCGGGCTTCCGACGCTTCTAGGCTGGAGAACTCATGAGTGGCTATGGCGTTCTGGTGCAGATAGTGGATTACCACCAGAAGTAGAGGAACGAGAAAAAGTAGTGGAACTAATTTATACCTCAATGGATGAGAATGAAATTAGAGAAAAATTACGTGAATATTATGTGGAATACATTTATGTTGGTAAATTAGAAGCTGAAAAATTTGGAACAGATAATCATGAGCTACTAAAAACATTAGGAGATATTGTATTCTCTATTGATGCTCGATCCGGAAAAGATTATGAAACGTTTATCGTTCGTGTAAACTAA
- a CDS encoding glycerophosphodiester phosphodiesterase, with translation MENERKKTEKLVKQWLSKNWLSKLKNIKTLILFELIYKAIFLIVMVPLVRALMKVTLKLSGFSYLTLENLIAFIASPASIAAIALLFILISVFIYVEMMSLIVYYHSSLRFRKIRVSHVFFPGLWESFRLIKRKGNRALNFYALFYYFVYSLPLLLGMIMQMRIPAYLLDAILNLKSVVIGLLILLCAAAYFVYRGIFVLHYCSFDEMNFKDAYRMSCKTLKGHGAKIASAMIGYNVLLCLFYIALYYGVVFLSGLIIYRTVSETLVVAVFLTTFDQINLYFSLIAGMLSIIVNCSLVTRLFLQYKLTDMKGETQILAMQEKISEVEDSLVFENRSLWFRIRKSKYTRTVVFVGGLSFALVGLYFGQNFKSNILINREPLFGTAISAHRGFSSVAPENTIPAIQAAIDNLSDYAEIDVQETKDGEIILLHDSNLKRTTGKNQYIWNLTYEELEKIDAGKKFGRGFEGTRIPKLEEVLALCQNTIKLNIELKINSHEKQLVEEVVRLIEEYGMEEQCVLSSVNYGALGRVKALNPDLKTGYIMSFAYGYFYNWENADFFSVKSSFISKEMIRYAHSLGKGIHAWTVNSIAEIERMKQLGVDNIITDQPVRVREIVYGEGLNSTFQEFINSLFK, from the coding sequence ATGGAAAACGAAAGAAAGAAGACGGAAAAATTAGTGAAACAATGGTTATCAAAAAATTGGCTTAGTAAACTTAAGAATATAAAGACATTAATATTATTTGAATTGATTTATAAAGCAATCTTTTTAATTGTTATGGTACCCCTAGTAAGAGCACTTATGAAAGTAACATTAAAGCTTTCAGGATTTAGTTATCTCACCTTAGAGAATTTGATTGCGTTCATAGCATCGCCGGCATCGATAGCAGCGATTGCTTTGTTATTCATTTTAATTTCAGTATTTATCTATGTGGAGATGATGTCATTAATCGTATACTATCATAGTAGTTTAAGGTTTCGTAAGATAAGGGTAAGCCATGTCTTTTTCCCCGGTTTATGGGAATCTTTTCGTTTGATTAAGAGAAAAGGAAACCGAGCACTTAATTTTTATGCCTTATTCTATTATTTTGTGTATAGTTTACCACTTTTACTGGGAATGATTATGCAGATGAGAATACCTGCTTATCTTTTGGATGCGATTCTCAATCTTAAATCGGTAGTAATTGGTTTACTTATATTACTCTGTGCAGCAGCATATTTCGTATATAGGGGAATCTTTGTGTTACATTATTGTAGTTTTGATGAGATGAACTTTAAAGATGCTTATCGAATGAGTTGTAAAACATTAAAAGGACATGGTGCCAAGATTGCTTCAGCGATGATTGGTTATAATGTACTTTTATGTTTATTTTATATTGCCTTGTATTATGGAGTAGTTTTTCTTTCTGGTTTGATTATCTATCGTACAGTAAGTGAAACTCTTGTGGTAGCGGTTTTTCTAACGACTTTCGATCAGATTAATTTGTATTTTTCCTTAATTGCTGGAATGTTATCTATTATTGTAAACTGTTCTCTTGTAACAAGGTTGTTCTTACAATATAAGTTAACAGATATGAAGGGAGAGACACAAATCCTTGCAATGCAAGAAAAAATTTCAGAAGTAGAAGATTCTTTAGTATTTGAAAATCGAAGTCTTTGGTTTCGAATTCGCAAGAGTAAGTATACGAGAACTGTAGTTTTTGTGGGTGGATTATCATTTGCTTTGGTTGGATTGTATTTTGGACAAAATTTTAAAAGTAATATATTAATAAACCGTGAACCATTGTTTGGTACTGCGATTTCGGCTCATCGTGGGTTTTCATCCGTAGCACCAGAGAATACCATACCAGCCATCCAGGCTGCAATCGACAATCTTAGTGATTATGCAGAAATTGATGTTCAGGAGACAAAGGATGGGGAAATAATACTACTTCACGATTCGAATCTAAAACGAACGACTGGGAAAAACCAGTATATATGGAACTTAACGTATGAGGAATTAGAGAAAATTGATGCAGGAAAGAAATTTGGCAGGGGGTTTGAGGGAACAAGGATTCCTAAGTTAGAAGAAGTTTTAGCCCTTTGTCAAAACACGATTAAGTTAAATATTGAATTAAAGATTAATAGCCATGAAAAACAACTTGTCGAAGAGGTTGTTCGACTGATTGAAGAGTATGGTATGGAAGAGCAGTGCGTCTTAAGTTCAGTAAACTATGGGGCGCTTGGGCGTGTAAAGGCTCTCAATCCGGATCTAAAAACAGGTTATATTATGTCTTTTGCCTATGGATATTTTTATAATTGGGAAAATGCAGACTTTTTTAGTGTAAAATCAAGCTTTATTTCGAAAGAAATGATTCGTTATGCACATAGCTTAGGTAAAGGAATACATGCGTGGACCGTTAACTCGATTGCAGAGATAGAACGTATGAAGCAGTTAGGGGTAGATAATATCATTACGGATCAACCGGTTCGTGTTCGTGAGATTGTGTACGGAGAAGGACTAAACTCTACCTTCCAAGAGTTTATTAATAGTTTATTCAAGTGA